Proteins encoded within one genomic window of Oncorhynchus keta strain PuntledgeMale-10-30-2019 chromosome 12, Oket_V2, whole genome shotgun sequence:
- the LOC118391591 gene encoding ankyrin repeat domain-containing protein SOWAHB-like yields the protein MATDFTQDSVLHFLQFKGGRVKNSDLLAHFKTFLRDHENQTHNRQLFKTFVNSVAVVKPEEGVSYVVLRKKCLGQVAGDIAAAYHSPKPRARQQPAPQARPRERDQSSRAPVNRNQQRGQKGLIETHFHELHVSPGDTNQLTDQVLASAGIVNNNHVETTINYEKPIQCSSPHVPDHASPPIYNRDAPFLPSYNAAISKWSEDGSGQSFEAEWELNHKGIYISGSELGQQSKEPKRKRSYPPPQFLYTEVKPPASHPTLVQQNAVQTQRETSEADHRRTARAWPLLTTLEHASSSPCLSDGYSPPAAPRALLTPDPQVTRSNGNLDGSYHLHHRIPQQPRPKQDGLPAAPLHATPACQLTQSNGSLPVPQKDGVPAPVPDIQYPEEEGAAVTQSRAQTLPFPRSLLLDSAYQDHTAGCTDGFGYPEHHHQASSDFSSSHSSLSLAQSLDSRDEWPQRSPREEWASNETLSYQDLNYPGEQQRMKVHDMLCRAQEAKLLSQMHRAERRAPWPHHHSTGYLDDEANRASSWHHSTGHLHDDNGSKSIESTFLPGSDPEHLLRPPVRRISSRFRSRMCRSLGADLDQLFPEDRVSARHNRLHLLSSNLSISHSFSTPTFRTPSYRNLRREMHSGSSSNKSLNGASNSGGHDSSYFHCHDLVPLEAKEHDWLVKGATGTWTDIYTLFRDEPSLLTKRDFITGYTILHWIAKHGDHRVLNTLWYGVNKAGLKLDVDVKTTCGYTPLHLAAIHGNNKMIRLLVYKFRSNVSLRDTSGKKAWQYVGRTGPKDLLQMLGAPHCWTSTGGSSTPSGERPTRPAVTSATVKKSMSITGFLKHKTLVKFSGWEGSQSPESFV from the coding sequence ATGGCTACCGATTTTACTCAGGATTCGGTGTTGCACTTTCTCCAATTCAAGGGTGGGAGAGTGAAGAACTCGGACCTGTTGGCGCACTTCAAAACGTTCTTACGCGACCACGAGAACCAGACGCACAACCGGCAACTGTTTAAAACGTTTGTGAACTCTGTGGCTGTGGTGAAACCAGAGGAGGGAGTATCATACGTTGTGCTAAGGAAGAAATGTCTGGGGCAGGTTGCTGGAGATATCGCCGCCGCATACCACTCACCAAAGCCTCGCGCTAGACAACAACCGGCGCCACAGGcgagaccgagggagagagaccagtcatCGAGAGCTCCGGTAAACCGAAACCAGCAGAGAGGTCAGAAGGGACTGATTGAGACGCACTTTCATGAATTACACGTTTCACCAGGCGACACCAACCAACTCACCGACCAGGTATTAGCCTCGGCTGGAATTGTCAACAACAACCATGTGGAAACAACTATCAATTACGAAAAGCCTATCCAATGCTCCTCGCCACATGTGCCAGACCATGCCTCACCTCCTATATACAACAGAGATGCACCATTCCTCCCATCGTACAATGCGGCAATATCAAAGTGGTCAGAAGATGGGAGTGGTCAGAGCTTTGAAGCAGAATGGGAACTGAATCACAAAGGTATTTACATCAGCGGTTCCGAACTTGGCCAGCAGTCAAAAGAACCAAAGAGGAAGAGGTCCTATCCGCCCCCTCAGTTCCTATACACAGAGGTGAAACCTCCAGCGTCTCACCCAACACTGGTGCAACAGAATGCAGTGCAGACACAGAGGGAGACTTCTGAAGCTGACCACAGAAGGACAGCTAGAGCATGGCCACTGCTCACCACTCTAGAGCATGCCAGCTCCTCTCCTTGTTTATCTGATGGTTACAGTCCTCCTGCTGCTCCACGCGCtctactgacccctgacccccagGTGACGCGCAGTAACGGCAACTTGGATGGCAGTTACCACCTCCACCATAGGATCCCACAGCAGCCCAGACCAAAACAGGATGGACTCCCAGCAGCTCCACTGCACGCTACACCTGCTTGTCAGCTGACGCAGAGCAATGGCAGCCTACCTGTACCACAGAAGGATGGAGTCCCAGCCCCTGTTCCTGACATCCAGTATCCGGAAGAGGAAGGAGCTGCTGTTACCCAGTCCAGAGCCCAGACCCTGCCTTTCCCACGCAGCCTACTCCTGGACTCTGCCTACCAGGACCACACTGCTGGGTGTACTGATGGGTTTGGGTACCCTGAGCACCACCACCAGGCCAGCTCTGACTTCTCCTCCAGCCACAGCAGTCTCTCCCTAGCCCAGTCACTGGACTCCAGGGATGAGTGGCCCCAGCGTTCCCCTAGAGAGGAGTGGGCCAGCAATGAAACTCTCAGCTACCAGGACCTGAACTACCCAGGTGAGCAGCAGAGGATGAAAGTGCACGATATGCTCTGCCGTGCTCAGGAGGCCAAACTGCTCTCTCAGATGCACCGCGCTGAGAGGAGAGCGCCCTGGCCTCACCATCACTCCACCGGTTACCTTGACGATGAGGCGAACAGAGCGTCTTCATGGCACCACTCCACAGGTCATCTCCATGATGACAATGGGTCCAAGTCCATTGAGTCCACCTTTCTTCCTGGTTCAGACCCCGAGCACCTCCTCCGACCCCCTGTTCGGCGAATCAGCAGCCGGTTCCGCAGCCGTATGTGCCGCAGCCTCGGAGCCGACCTGGACCAACTGTTCCCGGAGGACAGAGTCTCGGCACGGCACAACcgcctccacctcctctcctccaacctcAGCATCAGCCACTCCTTCTCCACCCCCACCTTTCGTACACCCAGCTACAGAAACCTGAGGCGGGAGATGCACTCCGGGTCCTCCAGTAACAAGAGCCTGAACGGAGCCTCTAACTCTGGCGGCCATGACAGCTCCTACTTCCACTGCCACGATCTGGTCCCCCTGGAGGCGAAGGAACATGACTGGCTGGTGAAGGGCGCCACTGGGACCTGGACCGACATCTacaccctgttcagagatgaacCCAGCCTCCTCACCAAGAGAGACTTCATCACTGGTTATACCATCCTGCACTGGATCGCTAAACATGGAGACCACCGGGTCCTCAACACACTCTGGTACGGAGTCAACAAAGCTGGGTTGAAACTGGACGTGGATGTGAAGACTACCTGTGGCTACACGCCTCTTCACCTGGCCGCCATCCACGGGAACAACAAGATGATCCGGCTGCTTGTTTATAAGTTCAGGTCTAACGTGTCCCTCCGGGATACCAGTGGGAAGAAGGCCTGGCAGTACGTGGGCCGGACCGGCCCCAAGGACCTGCTACAGATGCTAGGGGCCCCTCACTGCTGGACTTCCACAGGGGGTAGCTCCACACCCTCAGGGGAGAGACCCACAAGGCCCGCTGTAACCTCAGCCACGGTAAAGAAGTCCATGTCAATCACTGGGTTCCTGAAGCATAAAACCCTCGTAAAGTTCTCAGGATGGGAGGGTTCTCAGTCTCCCGAATCCTTTGTGTGA
- the LOC118391592 gene encoding cyclin-I isoform X1: MRKFAEPLESQRLSFLLEKAASREAQMWKAYVPKKTYIGVQDTDISPAQRDEAVCWLIDLHSDTKLYPETLSLTISILDRFLGAIKARPKYLRCIAIACYFLAAKTSEEDERVPLLRDLASSSRCGCSPSEILRMERIILDKLNWDLHAATPLEFLHIFHAMVLSCKSRFVVGLVGCNPAQHLSVLTQQLHYCLSDSALLQPLSRGSMLALALITLELENLCPDGLALTVLLLRKAQIDSSQLIRCQALVSRRLSTQEVSLPPNTVYIYQPLHHIHSLAPDPCDREAESSTRLHSPVTDPDPRDRSLSRFSTTNTLLQVHGPPMPRHQPHQVHLRCKHSSKRKVEEMEVDEFYDGIKRLYSDESEGPLGGCSGLLVRQEGNNSPLPPLQPVSVT, encoded by the exons ATGAGGAAGTTTGCCGAACCCTTGGAAAGCCAGAGGCTGTCTTTTCTTCTGGAAAAGGCCGCCTCTAGGGAAGCCCAGATGTGGAAGGCGTACGTGCCTAAAAAGACGTATATCGGCGTTCAG GATACAGACATCTCCCCTGCCCAGCGTGATGAGGCTGTGTGCTGGCTCATTGACCTGCACAGTGACACCAAGCTCTATCCAGAGACCCTCTCCCTAACCATCAGTATTTTAGACAGGTTTTTAGGTGCTATAAAG gcccGTCCAAAGTACCTCCGCTGCATCGCCATCGCCTGTTACTTCCTGGCTGCCAAAACCAGCGAGGAAGACGAG CGTGTGCCGTTGTTGCGTGACTTGGCCAGCAGCAGCAGGTGTGGCTGCTCCCCATCAGAGATACTGAGAATGGAGAGGATCATTCTGGATAAACTCAACTGGGACCTGCACGCTGCCACACCGCTGGAGTTTCTACACATT TTCCATGCCATGGTGCTGTCCTGCAAGTCCCGGTTCGTGGTGGGTCTGGTGGGGTGTAACCCGGCGCAGCACCTGTCCGTGTTGACCCAGCAGCTGCACTACTGCCTGTCCGACAGCGCCCTGCTACAGCCCCTCTCCCGGGGATCCATGCTGGCACTGGCCCTCATCACCCTGGAGCTGGAGAATCTCTGTCCTGACGGGCTGGCTCTCACTGTCCTCTTGCTCAGGAAAGCACAG ATCGATAGTTCTCAGCTCATCCGCTGTCAAGCGCTTGTTTCACGTCGCCTGTCCACACAGGAGGTTTCCCTGCCTCCCAACACTGTCTACATCTACCAGCCCCTGCACCACATCCACAGTCTGGCCCCAGACCCCTGCGACAGGGAAGCAGAGTCCAGCACCAGGCTCCACTCCCCAGTCACAGACCCAGACCCCAGGGATcgaagcctctccaggttctccacCACCAACACCCTGCTCCAGGTCCACGGTCCGCCCATGCCCCGCCACCAACCCCACCAAGTCCACCTGCGCTGCAAGCACTCATCCAAGCGCAAG GTGGAGGAAATGGAGGTCGACGAATTCTACGACGGGATCAAGAGGCTCTACAGCGACGAGAGCGAGGGGCCTCTAGGAGGCTGCAGTGGCCTGCTAGTCAGGCAGGAGGGCAACAATTCCCCCTTGCCCCCTCTCCAACCCGTCAGTGTCacatag
- the LOC118391592 gene encoding cyclin-I isoform X3, which produces MRKFAEPLESQRLSFLLEKAASREAQMWKAYVPKKTYIGVQDTDISPAQRDEAVCWLIDLHSDTKLYPETLSLTISILDRFLGAIKARPKYLRCIAIACYFLAAKTSEEDEFHAMVLSCKSRFVVGLVGCNPAQHLSVLTQQLHYCLSDSALLQPLSRGSMLALALITLELENLCPDGLALTVLLLRKAQIDSSQLIRCQALVSRRLSTQEVSLPPNTVYIYQPLHHIHSLAPDPCDREAESSTRLHSPVTDPDPRDRSLSRFSTTNTLLQVHGPPMPRHQPHQVHLRCKHSSKRKVEEMEVDEFYDGIKRLYSDESEGPLGGCSGLLVRQEGNNSPLPPLQPVSVT; this is translated from the exons ATGAGGAAGTTTGCCGAACCCTTGGAAAGCCAGAGGCTGTCTTTTCTTCTGGAAAAGGCCGCCTCTAGGGAAGCCCAGATGTGGAAGGCGTACGTGCCTAAAAAGACGTATATCGGCGTTCAG GATACAGACATCTCCCCTGCCCAGCGTGATGAGGCTGTGTGCTGGCTCATTGACCTGCACAGTGACACCAAGCTCTATCCAGAGACCCTCTCCCTAACCATCAGTATTTTAGACAGGTTTTTAGGTGCTATAAAG gcccGTCCAAAGTACCTCCGCTGCATCGCCATCGCCTGTTACTTCCTGGCTGCCAAAACCAGCGAGGAAGACGAG TTCCATGCCATGGTGCTGTCCTGCAAGTCCCGGTTCGTGGTGGGTCTGGTGGGGTGTAACCCGGCGCAGCACCTGTCCGTGTTGACCCAGCAGCTGCACTACTGCCTGTCCGACAGCGCCCTGCTACAGCCCCTCTCCCGGGGATCCATGCTGGCACTGGCCCTCATCACCCTGGAGCTGGAGAATCTCTGTCCTGACGGGCTGGCTCTCACTGTCCTCTTGCTCAGGAAAGCACAG ATCGATAGTTCTCAGCTCATCCGCTGTCAAGCGCTTGTTTCACGTCGCCTGTCCACACAGGAGGTTTCCCTGCCTCCCAACACTGTCTACATCTACCAGCCCCTGCACCACATCCACAGTCTGGCCCCAGACCCCTGCGACAGGGAAGCAGAGTCCAGCACCAGGCTCCACTCCCCAGTCACAGACCCAGACCCCAGGGATcgaagcctctccaggttctccacCACCAACACCCTGCTCCAGGTCCACGGTCCGCCCATGCCCCGCCACCAACCCCACCAAGTCCACCTGCGCTGCAAGCACTCATCCAAGCGCAAG GTGGAGGAAATGGAGGTCGACGAATTCTACGACGGGATCAAGAGGCTCTACAGCGACGAGAGCGAGGGGCCTCTAGGAGGCTGCAGTGGCCTGCTAGTCAGGCAGGAGGGCAACAATTCCCCCTTGCCCCCTCTCCAACCCGTCAGTGTCacatag
- the LOC118391592 gene encoding cyclin-I isoform X2, translating into MRKFAEPLESQRLSFLLEKAASREAQMWKAYVPKKTYIGVQDTDISPAQRDEAVCWLIDLHSDTKLYPETLSLTISILDRFLGAIKARPKYLRCIAIACYFLAAKTSEEDERVPLLRDLASSSRCGCSPSEILRMERIILDKLNWDLHAATPLEFLHIFHAMVLSCKSRFVVGLVGCNPAQHLSVLTQQLHYCLSDSALLQPLSRGSMLALALITLELENLCPDGLALTVLLLRKAQIDSSQLIRCQALVSRRLSTQEVSLPPNTVYIYQPLHHIHSLAPDPCDREAESSTRLHSPVTDPDPRDRSLSRFSTTNTLLQVHGPPMPRHQPHQVHLRCKHSSKRKVRAWLLHQPEWRKWRSTNSTTGSRGSTATRARGL; encoded by the exons ATGAGGAAGTTTGCCGAACCCTTGGAAAGCCAGAGGCTGTCTTTTCTTCTGGAAAAGGCCGCCTCTAGGGAAGCCCAGATGTGGAAGGCGTACGTGCCTAAAAAGACGTATATCGGCGTTCAG GATACAGACATCTCCCCTGCCCAGCGTGATGAGGCTGTGTGCTGGCTCATTGACCTGCACAGTGACACCAAGCTCTATCCAGAGACCCTCTCCCTAACCATCAGTATTTTAGACAGGTTTTTAGGTGCTATAAAG gcccGTCCAAAGTACCTCCGCTGCATCGCCATCGCCTGTTACTTCCTGGCTGCCAAAACCAGCGAGGAAGACGAG CGTGTGCCGTTGTTGCGTGACTTGGCCAGCAGCAGCAGGTGTGGCTGCTCCCCATCAGAGATACTGAGAATGGAGAGGATCATTCTGGATAAACTCAACTGGGACCTGCACGCTGCCACACCGCTGGAGTTTCTACACATT TTCCATGCCATGGTGCTGTCCTGCAAGTCCCGGTTCGTGGTGGGTCTGGTGGGGTGTAACCCGGCGCAGCACCTGTCCGTGTTGACCCAGCAGCTGCACTACTGCCTGTCCGACAGCGCCCTGCTACAGCCCCTCTCCCGGGGATCCATGCTGGCACTGGCCCTCATCACCCTGGAGCTGGAGAATCTCTGTCCTGACGGGCTGGCTCTCACTGTCCTCTTGCTCAGGAAAGCACAG ATCGATAGTTCTCAGCTCATCCGCTGTCAAGCGCTTGTTTCACGTCGCCTGTCCACACAGGAGGTTTCCCTGCCTCCCAACACTGTCTACATCTACCAGCCCCTGCACCACATCCACAGTCTGGCCCCAGACCCCTGCGACAGGGAAGCAGAGTCCAGCACCAGGCTCCACTCCCCAGTCACAGACCCAGACCCCAGGGATcgaagcctctccaggttctccacCACCAACACCCTGCTCCAGGTCCACGGTCCGCCCATGCCCCGCCACCAACCCCACCAAGTCCACCTGCGCTGCAAGCACTCATCCAAGCGCAAGGTGAGAGCTTGGCTACTCCATCAACCGGA GTGGAGGAAATGGAGGTCGACGAATTCTACGACGGGATCAAGAGGCTCTACAGCGACGAGAGCGAGGGGCCTCTAG